The DNA segment TCCCGTTACCCAGTCTTTATACTGCTGCAATTTTCCCGCAGCGTACATGCCCCCCACCAGGGCTCCCATAGAGCAGCCGGATATCGCGATAATTTCATAGCCGCGCTCGTTAAGCACTTCAATGGCACCAATATGGGCATACCCGCGGGCACCGCCGCTGCCCAAGGCGAGGGCAACGGTAGCGCGCTTTTGCCGAGGCGCCAGCTTTTTGTCTTTGCCGGTTTCCGACGCAGCAGCAGAAGCCAGACCGCCGCTTTCGACCACCACGGAACTGCTGCTCGCGGCGGTTTTCACAGAACCTGCCGTCAGGCTTTTGTCAGCAACCGTCTTGTCATCGTTTTTAGATGTCATGACATCACCTTGAAATCACCACAATTTCCACACGGTTGCCTTTGCGCTTCGGATCTGACTGAATAATGCTCGGCCCCACCACCACTAACTGCTGGCGTTCCTTCACAATGCCGGTTTGCACCAGCAAATCAGACATCGATTCACCGGCCGCGCGGGCGCGAGCCATGGCGTCTTCCAACGGCTCGCTGCCTTCCAGATCCGAGTAGGTGATCAGCATCACGGTACTGCCGTCGGCATCGGCCCAGTCCCGTAACATGCGGCGGTCCTGTGATTGCCAGTCAAAGCGCACAATAAAGCCGTCTTGCCAGGCCACCGTCAAGGGCCCGCGAATGCGACTTTCCAGGGATCCCAGGCCCGGCACCACGGCGCCTGAGCCAACCTCGAAGTGCTCTACCCAGACGTATTCGCTCTGGTTACCGCGGGTAACCGTGTATACCAGAGTCAGCCAGCGCTGGCCGTCTTCACTGACCGTGC comes from the Marinobacter psychrophilus genome and includes:
- a CDS encoding DUF4892 domain-containing protein, yielding MLAVASKQALAAFPETAPEPFPLSQLEETRPLESGGHLVLFSPVREINSEIRSDVMARLPVSGNSLLYRINTDASRVNALNHYRQALLDSGANILFECSGVRCGRSNVWANQIFDKSMLLGRDTAQDYLVAGTVSEDGQRWLTLVYTVTRGNQSEYVWVEHFEVGSGAVVPGLGSLESRIRGPLTVAWQDGFIVRFDWQSQDRRMLRDWADADGSTVMLITYSDLEGSEPLEDAMARARAAGESMSDLLVQTGIVKERQQLVVVGPSIIQSDPKRKGNRVEIVVISR